In Punica granatum isolate Tunisia-2019 unplaced genomic scaffold, ASM765513v2 Contig00024, whole genome shotgun sequence, one genomic interval encodes:
- the LOC116189822 gene encoding autophagy-related protein 11-like, giving the protein MSSSITEGSFYEGKLLIHIAENGRSFELDCTGSMLVDSVVRFVESVSGINSNEQLVLCAETKLEPQRPLSAYKLPSDGREVFIFNKARLQTNSPPPPPEEVCVLEIADPPTPSSSSHPHPLGDSPDPAMKALPSYEQQFRYHFQCGNSVYTRTYKVYEMCERFLTEIKVQESAIEVARTNLEQYYKVINQNYTDFMKRYVQQKRAHSDLLVNFERDLERLRSIKLHPNLQKDSRKCLLDFLKEEELRRLEENCKSSHRQFENKVLQFKQMFGDVKRKVEDLFGGKASLSVRNLERMVKEHQRYINEQRSIMQSLSKDVNTVKKLVDDCVSPQQLSSSLRPHDAVSALGPMYEVHDKNHLPRMISCDRSILKLLELCRDRKNEMSSFLHTYIQRVTYASYVIKDVKLQFPVFREAMVRQDDLFMDLRLVRGLGPAYRACLAEVVRRRSSMKLYMGMAGQLAERLTARREVEVRRREEFLKAQGSYLPRDVLVSMGLSDMPSQCDVNVAPFDADLLDIDVSDIDRYAPEYLAGWPKEFAPEDMRDSTSSSVDLLDMSELVDIAGTTKNEVENTMLKAELASKIAQICLLHNELEYETMDESQRDKALKDVTERTAEALRLKDENEKKLQLMLRDKQRQCESYEERIKELEQTLLEQKLSSSKDATNLDAPGGAKVEDNSQEGPGLGFSRASESMDEVSCISNNFDTKLGMLTREQPSNRPREGGDENMMDSSGILQHHLDSSMIETHREEMAHGVDKEEEEAQGVHKDGKEEKSGVLGMSLGNSSTAETCLAVKGSDDLVTELRILLVERSNELSEIETKLKAAMEENAMLSRELEARQKLLDESQMNCAHLENCLHEAREEAQTHLCAAERRASEYSALRASAVKMRGLFERLRACVYGPGSVAGFPDSLRALAQSLTNSLNENEDDGMAEFRKCMGVLAERVSFLSKHRLELLDNVPKLEAANEKLRKEFEEKEELIKTMYKKLQLEKQANKEKISFGRLEVHERAAFILNSNGHYEAISRNCPNYYLSSESVALFADRRPARPAYIVGQIVHIERQVAKPMGLPSNPYWADPSKVELTESTSAEQGTDSSGSCSGSTPYGLPVGCEFFIVTVAMLPDPAIHSLPAS; this is encoded by the exons ATGAGTTCCAGCATAACTGAAGGCTCATTTTATGAAGGCAAGCTTCTCATTCACATTGCTGAAAACGGTCGCTCCTTCGAGCTCGACTGCACCGGGTCGATGCTAGTCGATTCTGTTGTTCGGTTCGTTGAGTCGGTCTCAGGGATCAATTCCAATGAACAACTCGTCCTCTGCGCGGAGACTAAGCTGGAGCCCCAGCGGCCGCTCTCGGCCTACAAACTCCCCTCCGATGGTCGAGAAGTGTTCATTTTTAACAAAGCTCGGCTCCAGACCAACTCTCCACCTCCGCCTCCAGAGGAAGTCTGTGTTCTCGAGATCGCTGACCCACCTACCCCATCTTCGTCAAGTCATCCCCACCCATTGGGTGACTCTCCTGACCCAGCAATGAAGGCGCTGCCCTCCTATGAGCAGCAATTTAGGTACCATTTCCAGTGCGGAAACTCGGTCTATACTCGAACTTATAAAGTCTACGAGATGTGCGAACGGTTCCTGACAGAGATTAAGGTTCAGGAGAGCGCAATTGAGGTTGCTAGGACTAATCTGGAGCAGTACTATAAAGTGATCAACCAAAATTACACGGACTTCATGAAGAGGTATGTGCAGCAAAAGAGGGCCCACTCTGATCTTTTAGTGAACTTCGAGCGGGACCTTGAGAGGTTGAGGTCCATAAAGCTTCACCCCAATTTACAGAAGGATTCGAGAAAGTGCTTGCTGGATTTTCTCAAGGAGGAGGAGCTGCGGAGGTTGGAAGAGAATTGTAAAAGTTCTCATCGGCAGTTTGAGAATAAGGTTTTACAGTTTAAGCAGATGTTTGGGGATGTTAAGCGAAAGGTTGAGGACTTGTTCGGTGGTAAGGCATCTCTGTCCGTTAGGAACTTGGAGAGGATGGTTAAGGAGCACCAGCGTTATATAAATGAGCAAAGGAGTATAATGCAGTCATTGAG CAAAGATGTCAACACGGTGAAGAAGCTTGTGGACGATTGTGTATCACCACAACAGCTGTCCTCTTCCCTCCGTCCCCATGATGCTGTCTCTGCCCTTGGACCTATGTATGAAGTCCATGATAAGAACCACCTCCCCAGGATGATCTCATGTGACCGGTCAATTCTTAAGCTGCTCGAGCTCTGCAGGGACAGAAAGAATGAGATGAGCTCATTCCTCCACACTTATATTCAGAGAGTAACGTATGCTTCTTATGTCATTAAAGACGTGAAGTTGCAGTTCCCCGTGTTCCGGGAGGCGATGGTAAGACAAGATGACCTGTTTATGGACCTCAGGCTGGTCCGTGGGCTTGGGCCTGCATACCGGGCTTGCCTAGCTGAAGTGGTCCGGAGGCGTTCCTCCATGAAGCTCTATATGGGCATGGCAGGGCAATTGGCGGAGAGGCTTACTGCAAGGAGGGAGGTTGAGGTCAGGAGGCGTGAGGAGTTCCTGAAAGCCCAGGGATCGTACTTGCCCCGAGATGTTTTAGTATCAATGGGATTGTCTGATATGCCAAGCCAATGCGATGTCAATGTTGCTCCCTTTGATGCTGACTTGCTTGATATTGATGTCTCTGATATTGATCGGTATGCTCCCGAGTATTTGGCGGGCTGGCCAAAGGAGTTTGCCCCAGAGGACATGAGAGATTCTACTTCTTCTTCAGTGGATTTACTTGATATGAGTGAATTGGTGGATATCGCAGGGACCACAAAAAATGAAGTTGAGAATACAATGTTGAAGGCTGAGCTTGCGTCCAAGATTGCCCAGATCTGTTTGCTCCACAATGAGCTAGAGTATGAGACTATGGACGAGAGTCAACGGGACAAAGCATTGAAGGATGTTACAGAGAGGACAGCCGAAGCTTTGCGTCTGAAAgatgaaaatgagaaaaagcTCCAGTTGATGCTTAGGGATAAGCAAAGGCAGTGTGAGTCCTATGAGGAGAGGATTAAGGAACTTGAGCAGACATTGTTAGAGCAAAAGCTCTCATCAAGCAAGGATGCTACGAACTTGGATGCTCCAGGAGGGGCAAAAGTTGAGGATAACAGCCAGGAAGGCCCAGGGTTGGGCTTTTCTCGGGCATCTGAGTCCATGGATGAGGTCTCATGCATTTCAAATAACTTTGACACGAAGCTTGGGATGCTTACAAGGGAACAACCAAGCAACAGACCTCGGGAGGGAGGAGATGAGAATATGATGGATTCGTCCGGGATTCTTCAGCATCATTTGGATTCTTCTATGATTGAAACCCACCGTGAAGAGATGGCTCACGGGGTTGataaggaagaagaggaagcacAGGGAGTTCATAAGGAcgggaaggaagaaaaatCGGGAGTATTGGGCATGTCTTTAGGAAACAGCTCTACTGCTGAGACATGTTTGGCTGTTAAAGGTAGTGATGATCTCGTGACAGAATTGCGCATCCTTCTGGTTGAAAGGTCGAATGAGTTATCAGAAATTGAGACCAAACTGAAGGCTGCTATGGAGGAAAATGCCATGCTTAGCAGGGAACTGGAAGCTAGACAGAAGCTCCTTGATGAGTCTCAG ATGAACTGTGCACACCTTGAGAACTGCTTGCATGAGGCAAGAGAGGAAGCCCAAACCCATCTTTGTGCGGCTGAACGGAGGGCCTCGGAATACAGTGCACTTCGAGCATCTGCTGTGAAGATGCGTGGTCTCTTCGAAAGGCTCCGTGCCTGTGTGTATGGTCCCGGCAGTGTGGCGGGCTTTCCTGACTCACTGCGTGCCCTAGCTCAATCCCTGACCAA TTCCTTGAATGAGAATGAAGATGATGGCATGGCCGAGTTCAGGAAGTGCATGGGAGTCCTTGCCGAAAGAGTCAGCTTCTTATCAAAGCACCGCTTAGAGTTGCTTGATAACGTCCCAAAACTTGAGGCTGCAAATGAGAAGCTGAGGAAGGAGTTCGAGGAGAAGGAGGAGCTAATTAAGACAATGTATAAAAAGCTTCAACTGGAGAAGCAG GCAAACAAGGAGAAGATATCGTTTGGTCGCCTTGAAGTCCACGAGAGAGCTGCCTTTATTCTCAACTCAAACGGCCACTACGAGGCCATATCTCGGAACTGCCCGAACTATTACCTTTCCTCCGAGTCCGTGGCCCTATTTGCCGATCGCCGCCCGGCTCGGCCCGCGTATATCGTGGGCCAGATAGTTCACATTGAGCGCCAGGTTGCCAAGCCCATGGGTCTGCCATCGAACCCATACTGGGCTGACCCCAGTAAGGTCGAACTAACTGAAAGCACATCTGCTGAGCAAGGAACCGACTCGTCTGGATCATGTTCTGGTTCGACTCCCTACGGGCTTCCTGTGGGCTGCGAGTTCTTCATAGTAACTGTAGCAATGCTACCCGACCCTGCTATTCATTCCCTGCCTGCTTCCTGA
- the LOC116189823 gene encoding uncharacterized protein LOC116189823 has translation MVQLMTSSDSGIVDRGAAGCKEKPPVKLEISEDFTEEEHGPLSKRSKTSSSLDQQSGAGANAFPLPASEYNPLDEPSPLGLRLRKSPSLLDLIQMRLSQANSADSEVAQPDDDTSAGTKKSSAPLSMNADKMKASNFPASLLRIGKWEYKSRYEGDLVAKCYFAKHKLVWEVLEGGLKSKIEIQWSDIMALKANCPENGLSTLNVVLARQPLFFRETNPQPRKHTLWQATADFTDGQASLHRQHFLQCPQGLLSKHFEKLIQCDMRLNFLSHQPDIILDSPFFEARPGFNDPEDSKSHSFGKENDKASMSPSFFISPVAESSSLKIEQQQSLSTPSVNKAPEAPSPSSVIDSCAIEGNGSSESAGSRRLQNWDQIKVPGLHPSISMSDLVNHLGQCLNEQIASDPSSTGASECQEILQDIAQYLLSDTQSAAASDEKSLMARVNSLCCLLQKDSAVQDLPENGVDFSIDIEARTDVGGSEVDVNNRSGCNKQPMGMSRKDSLGDLLLHLPRIASLPKFLFDISEDDSENHSR, from the exons CAATCGGGTGCGGGTGCCAATGCATTTCCTCTGCCGGCTTCCGAGTACAATCCGCTCGATGAACCCAGCCCTTTGGGTCTGCGATTGAGGAAAAGTCCATCACTGCTGGATTTGATTCAAATGAGGCTTTCTCAAGCAAATTCTGCTGATTCAGAAGTTGCACAGCCTGACGATGATACCAGTGCTGGGACTAAGAAGAGCTCTGCTCCTTTGAGCATGAATGCAGACAAGATGAAAGCTTCAAATTTCCCCGCTTCACTTTTGAGGATTGGGAAGTGGGAG TATAAATCAAGATATGAAGGTGACTTGGTGGCCAAGTGTTACTTTGCAAAGCATAAGCTTGTATGGGAAGTCCTTGAAGGTGGTTTAAAGagtaaaatagaaattcaGTGGTCAGACATTATGGCTCTGAAGGCAAATTGCCCTGAGAATGGACTGAGTACCTTGAATGTTGTG CTTGCTAGGCAGCCCCTTTTCTTCCGTGAAACCAATCCGCAACCTAGGAAGCATACCTTGTGGCAGGCTACTGCTGATTTCACTGATGGACAAGCTAGTTTACATAG GCAACATTTTCTGCAGTGTCCACAAGGGCTTTTGAGCAAACACTTTGAGAAGCTAATCCAGTGTGACATGCGACTCAACTTCTTAAGTCATCAACCTGATATAATTTTGGATTCACCTTTCTTTGAGGCACGACCTGGGTTCAATGATCCTGAAGATTCGAAAAGCCATAGTTTTGGTAAGGAGAATGATAAGGCCTCCATGTCACCTAGCTTCTTTATATCGCCTGTTGCTGAGTCATCATCCCTTAAGATTGAGCAGCAGCAATCTCTTTCTACCCCATCAGTGAATAAGGCACCAGAAGCACCCTCACCCAGTTCAG TGATAGACAGTTGCGCCATAGAAGGAAATGGAAGTAGTGAGTCAGCAGGCTCAAGGAGACTGCAAAATTGGGATCAAATAAAAGTGCCAGGGCTTCATCCCTCAATCTCCATGAGCGACCTTGTGAACCACCTAGGACAGTGTCTTAATGAACAGATAGCGTCCGATCCCTCCTCCACAGGTGCCTCGGAGTGCCAAGAAATACTGCAAGATATTGCACAGTACCTTCTCAGCGACACGCAATCCGCTGCAGCTTCAGACGAGAAGTCCCTCATGGCCAGGGTCAATTCTCTGTGTTGCCTATTGCAGAAGGACTCAGCTGTTCAGGATCTCCCTGAAAATGGGGTTGATTTTAGCATTGATATTGAGGCTAGGACTGATGTCGGGGGTTCTGAAGTGGATGTAAACAATCGGTCAGGATGCAATAAGCAGCCAATGGGCATGTCGAGGAAGGATTCTCTTGGCGATCTCCTGCTTCATCTTCCTAGAATCGCATCCCTACCAAAATTCCTCTTTGACATTTCCGAAGATGACAGTGAGAATCACTCCAGATAG